From one Flavobacterium kingsejongi genomic stretch:
- a CDS encoding TlpA family protein disulfide reductase: protein MKSIPTVVMAMMLVLSVSFANAQLKINDTFPNVQLLNNQNSLTQLHSFKGKIVLVDFWASWCAPCRLTNKKLVVMYNKYKSKNFEIVGISIDTDKAKWLKAIEKDKLKHTQLIDPKGFDAQSAILFGAETLPASYLFDTSGKLVAINPTEAQIIAQLKK from the coding sequence ATGAAATCAATACCTACAGTAGTGATGGCCATGATGCTAGTGCTATCCGTGAGTTTTGCGAATGCACAACTCAAAATAAATGATACTTTTCCGAACGTTCAGCTCCTGAACAATCAAAATAGCCTCACTCAACTGCATTCTTTTAAGGGCAAAATTGTCTTGGTCGATTTTTGGGCCTCCTGGTGTGCACCCTGCCGACTCACCAATAAAAAGCTGGTAGTGATGTACAACAAATACAAAAGCAAAAATTTTGAAATTGTTGGTATCTCGATCGATACCGATAAAGCAAAATGGCTCAAAGCCATCGAAAAAGACAAACTGAAACATACACAGCTCATTGACCCTAAAGGATTTGATGCACAATCAGCAATACTTTTTGGCGCAGAAACACTACCCGCCTCCTATCTCTTTGATACTTCCGGAAAACTGGTAGCCATCAATCCCACAGAAGCACAAATAATAGCACAATTAAAAAAATAA
- a CDS encoding DUF6249 domain-containing protein, whose translation MDEITRDAIVSIAAFAAIFGILYVYFMTRHRERMFMLEKNISSSTFRSIHQSNILTLKYGLLATGVAIGIVMGAVVKNLGYDKSVSFLAMIFLFSGIALIISHFITRNYAQKNKL comes from the coding sequence ATGGACGAAATCACCCGAGACGCTATTGTTTCCATTGCCGCTTTTGCTGCTATTTTTGGCATCTTATATGTCTATTTTATGACACGCCACCGTGAAAGGATGTTTATGCTCGAAAAGAACATCTCATCTTCCACGTTTCGTTCGATACACCAGTCCAATATACTCACCCTCAAGTATGGGCTGCTCGCTACAGGAGTAGCGATAGGGATTGTAATGGGTGCAGTAGTAAAAAATTTGGGCTATGACAAATCGGTAAGTTTTTTAGCCATGATATTCCTGTTTAGTGGGATTGCCCTGATTATAAGCCATTTTATTACCCGAAATTATGCCCAAAAAAATAAACTCTAA
- a CDS encoding glycosyltransferase family 9 protein — protein MNILKNINVARRHIMRNLTKNIGQSRVDSKVSLTATTEIKRVLICRPNHRLGNLLLITPLLQEVTATFPDCKIDLFVKGTLAPTLFQNYKNIHRIIELPRKPFKNLLQYVKGWIAIKSNQYDIVINVAKHSSSGRLSAQFANSKYKFFGDLPGDNSSEYTDQAHIAKYPIYSFRKYLSQLGLRKNYNAVASLNLKLSLSEIADGHLLLKELVNPEQKTISIFTYATGDKCYSESWWEHFYGQLKISYPGYNIIEILPVENISKIGFQAPTFYSTNIRQIGALIANTDLFIGADSGIMHLASAVHTPTIGLFSVTDHHTYQPYNNNSIAINTNNSTIKDWISALNGILVPG, from the coding sequence ATGAATATTTTAAAAAATATAAATGTAGCGCGACGCCATATAATGCGTAATCTCACCAAAAATATTGGTCAGTCACGAGTGGATTCCAAAGTAAGCCTGACAGCAACAACAGAAATTAAGAGGGTATTAATTTGCAGGCCTAACCACAGGCTGGGGAATTTATTATTAATTACCCCACTCTTACAGGAAGTCACCGCAACCTTTCCGGACTGTAAAATTGATTTATTTGTAAAAGGTACACTGGCTCCCACCCTATTTCAGAATTATAAAAACATACACCGCATCATTGAATTGCCCCGAAAACCTTTTAAGAACCTGCTCCAATATGTCAAAGGCTGGATTGCGATCAAAAGCAATCAGTATGACATCGTGATCAATGTGGCCAAACATTCTTCGTCAGGCAGGTTATCGGCTCAATTTGCCAATTCAAAATATAAATTTTTTGGGGACTTACCCGGGGATAATTCTTCAGAATATACCGATCAGGCTCATATTGCCAAATATCCAATCTACTCATTCCGAAAATACCTGAGTCAACTGGGATTGCGAAAAAACTACAATGCCGTGGCTTCTTTAAATTTAAAACTGAGCCTTTCTGAAATCGCCGATGGACATTTGCTTTTAAAAGAACTGGTCAATCCGGAGCAAAAAACCATCAGCATCTTTACTTATGCCACGGGTGATAAGTGTTATTCGGAAAGCTGGTGGGAACATTTCTATGGGCAATTAAAAATCAGTTATCCCGGTTATAATATTATCGAGATACTTCCCGTTGAAAACATCTCCAAAATCGGATTCCAGGCACCTACATTCTACAGTACGAATATCCGCCAGATTGGTGCTTTAATTGCCAATACCGATCTGTTCATCGGAGCAGACAGTGGCATTATGCATCTCGCAAGTGCTGTACATACGCCAACCATTGGACTTTTTTCGGTTACCGATCATCATACCTACCAGCCGTACAATAACAACAGTATTGCCATCAATACCAATAACAGCACAATCAAGGACTGGATCTCTGCATTAAATGGTATCCTGGTACCGGGTTAA
- a CDS encoding Lrp/AsnC family transcriptional regulator produces the protein MMTLDATDKRLLLELQKDAKQSIKQLAEKVNLSITPVHERIKKMEAAGVIQNYAAVIDPKALGKKLLVYCQVTLVRHQESLFEEFEAYVLGLDEVLEASYIAGTYDFLLKLLLEDMEDYQNFAVHKISKLEIISNIKSSFVIRSIKKTSVIHCI, from the coding sequence ATGATGACACTCGACGCCACCGATAAAAGACTACTGTTAGAACTGCAAAAAGATGCCAAACAATCCATAAAGCAGCTGGCAGAGAAAGTAAACCTGTCTATTACCCCGGTACATGAGCGTATCAAAAAGATGGAAGCTGCCGGTGTAATCCAGAATTATGCTGCGGTCATTGACCCCAAAGCACTCGGAAAAAAATTATTGGTGTATTGCCAAGTTACCTTAGTACGGCACCAGGAATCGCTTTTTGAAGAGTTTGAAGCCTATGTACTCGGGCTGGATGAAGTTTTAGAGGCTTCTTACATCGCGGGGACTTATGATTTTCTGCTCAAGCTTTTACTGGAAGACATGGAAGATTACCAGAATTTTGCTGTGCATAAAATTTCTAAGCTGGAAATCATTTCCAACATCAAGAGCTCTTTTGTGATCCGGAGTATTAAAAAGACCTCCGTGATTCATTGCATTTAG
- a CDS encoding heavy-metal-associated domain-containing protein produces MKTFTIKSITLALFAVLSSLTSYSQISKAEIIATGLTCSMCSNAINKQLKSMPEVDSISTDLNTNTFTVYFKKDSDLAPKVLKNAVEKAGFFVGNMVLTMQIPATNFENNTAKIGNATFLFIDSKEPVANTSIQFRVLDKGFVTQKEYKKLAKSYSKYPSYATDNEDMYHLKAI; encoded by the coding sequence ATGAAAACATTCACTATAAAATCCATAACTCTTGCACTATTTGCAGTGCTTAGCAGCCTTACATCCTATTCGCAAATCTCGAAAGCAGAAATCATAGCAACAGGATTAACCTGTTCCATGTGTTCTAATGCCATTAATAAACAACTAAAATCCATGCCCGAAGTCGACAGTATCAGTACCGATTTGAATACCAATACCTTTACAGTCTATTTCAAGAAAGACAGTGATTTAGCGCCCAAAGTATTGAAAAATGCCGTTGAAAAAGCGGGCTTTTTTGTAGGTAATATGGTTCTGACAATGCAGATTCCCGCTACTAATTTTGAAAATAATACCGCTAAAATAGGCAATGCAACATTTTTGTTTATCGATTCCAAAGAACCGGTTGCTAATACCTCCATCCAATTCAGGGTTTTAGACAAAGGTTTTGTCACCCAAAAAGAATATAAAAAACTCGCAAAATCCTACTCAAAATACCCGAGCTATGCCACCGACAATGAGGATATGTATCATTTAAAAGCCATTTAA
- a CDS encoding SusC/RagA family TonB-linked outer membrane protein, which translates to MKIKLSQLLFGFLFFSVQIAVAQEKQISGIVTDASQLSLPGVSVVVKNTNQGTQTDLDGKFTLKASPDAILVVTFMGFKTQEIKVSHQPSVVIRLEEETIGLDEIVIVAYGTQKQRAVVGAIGKVGSEVFEKQQATSVLSALQGSVPGVSVINSSGQPGESPTIRVRGIGSINASSSPLIIVDGVPFNGNINSISSDQIESMNVLKDAASTALYGSRGANGVIVIKTKSGRKNTAPQVSFRVSSGVASDAVKTHEVLGSNDYVSYLWQARKNTYQYVQGQTPENAATNATTGMVSAMGYNPYNTSNFINNSGQLNPDAQLIWDTNWKEELFRNQAFRNEYNSNISGGSDNTSYFLSANYLNQEGLVKTSKFERATVRLNIDTKVNDWLDVGTNVAYSASNQNFPVQSGTQFTSAMNWLYATPSIYPVYRRDQNGTIITNNGAPIYDYGNNTQLVNGVRPLMSGDNAVGSLYNDKKGNTRSNINLNGYAKFQLAEKLSFKTNLAFEDYSFDSNAYTNSVYGQASSVNGRVSREKTVTQTLNFINALRYDTSFGDHNLGVDVIYEAYQSKNDLFSASATGFLPGVTVIGGGTTPESVGGYVVEDRLNSILRRVSYDFKNKYFLEASYRRDGSSRFSKKVRWGDFYAVGASWIISDENFLKNSNVLSLLKLRSSYGELGNNQTTSFFPYIQSFETGHSQLGNPGVLLGDRVDENLTWEKTGSFNIGLDFSLFNNRIEGTIDYYNKSSIDLLYNVPTPSSTGNTSILTNAGSLRNYGLEVSLTSHNIKREKFSWNTQLNFSLDRNKITKLTQESFITGLNQWQVGRSLYDFYIRDYAGVDPNDGYAMWYKDIVDANGTVTGKETTKNYDEATRYYQHSALPKITGGITNTFQLYRFDLNVLFNFSVGAYVYDSDYASLMGGISRGRQSSPDIANSWTQPGDSTDVPVLLNSTNNFAATSSRFLYKNDYVRLKALTFGYSLPIDSIRKLKISQARLYLQGDNLLTFQSHKGIDPEQSIDGTTNFRAPLQRTITLGFNLNF; encoded by the coding sequence ATGAAAATTAAATTATCCCAATTGCTATTCGGATTTTTGTTTTTCAGTGTGCAAATAGCAGTAGCACAGGAGAAACAGATTTCGGGAATAGTAACAGATGCCTCCCAACTATCACTTCCCGGAGTATCGGTAGTGGTCAAAAATACGAATCAGGGTACCCAAACTGACCTGGACGGAAAATTCACCCTCAAAGCCAGTCCGGATGCTATTCTGGTTGTGACCTTTATGGGGTTTAAAACGCAGGAAATCAAAGTCAGTCACCAGCCCTCAGTAGTGATCCGGCTGGAAGAAGAAACCATAGGGCTGGATGAAATTGTGATTGTCGCCTATGGAACCCAAAAACAACGTGCTGTTGTGGGAGCTATAGGAAAAGTGGGCAGTGAGGTTTTCGAAAAGCAACAGGCGACCTCGGTACTTTCGGCCTTACAAGGTTCTGTCCCGGGCGTGAGTGTGATCAACTCCAGTGGCCAACCGGGAGAAAGCCCGACAATCCGTGTTCGTGGAATCGGATCTATCAATGCCTCTTCTTCTCCGCTGATTATTGTAGATGGTGTCCCTTTCAATGGGAACATCAACTCCATCAGTTCGGATCAGATTGAGTCGATGAATGTTTTAAAAGATGCTGCCTCTACCGCCTTATACGGATCCCGTGGGGCAAATGGTGTTATCGTGATCAAAACCAAATCAGGCCGCAAAAACACAGCGCCACAAGTGAGCTTCCGCGTTTCTTCCGGAGTTGCCAGTGATGCCGTAAAAACCCATGAGGTATTGGGCAGTAATGATTATGTCAGCTACCTGTGGCAGGCCCGAAAGAATACTTACCAGTATGTACAGGGTCAGACACCGGAAAATGCAGCCACTAATGCTACCACAGGAATGGTAAGTGCTATGGGGTATAATCCGTACAATACATCGAATTTCATCAACAATAGTGGGCAACTGAACCCGGATGCCCAGTTGATTTGGGATACCAACTGGAAAGAGGAGCTGTTCCGGAACCAGGCATTTCGTAACGAGTATAATTCCAACATAAGTGGCGGTAGCGATAATACCTCTTATTTCCTATCTGCCAACTACCTAAATCAGGAAGGACTGGTTAAAACTTCCAAATTTGAAAGAGCGACCGTTCGACTGAATATCGATACCAAGGTAAATGACTGGCTCGACGTGGGAACCAATGTAGCCTATTCGGCATCCAACCAGAATTTTCCCGTACAGTCCGGAACACAATTTACAAGTGCCATGAACTGGCTGTATGCGACACCCAGTATTTACCCGGTATACCGCAGGGATCAGAATGGAACTATTATTACCAATAACGGAGCCCCAATCTATGATTATGGGAACAATACCCAATTGGTCAACGGAGTACGCCCTTTAATGAGTGGTGACAACGCAGTAGGATCGCTTTACAATGACAAAAAAGGGAATACCCGAAGCAACATCAACCTGAATGGCTATGCTAAATTCCAGCTGGCAGAAAAACTTTCGTTTAAAACCAATCTGGCTTTTGAAGATTATTCTTTTGATTCCAATGCGTATACCAATTCTGTCTATGGCCAGGCTTCGAGTGTCAATGGGCGCGTAAGCCGTGAAAAAACAGTGACCCAAACTTTAAATTTCATTAATGCATTACGCTATGATACAAGTTTTGGAGACCATAATTTAGGTGTCGATGTGATTTATGAAGCGTATCAGTCTAAAAATGATTTGTTCTCTGCTTCTGCAACCGGATTCCTGCCGGGTGTCACTGTTATTGGCGGTGGCACAACACCAGAATCTGTTGGAGGATATGTGGTGGAAGACCGCCTGAATAGTATTTTAAGAAGGGTCAGTTATGATTTCAAAAATAAATATTTCCTTGAAGCGTCCTACCGAAGAGACGGATCGTCCCGCTTTTCTAAAAAAGTGCGTTGGGGTGATTTCTATGCCGTGGGTGCTTCCTGGATCATTTCGGATGAAAATTTCCTTAAAAATAGCAATGTGCTCAGCCTGTTGAAATTGAGGAGTTCCTATGGGGAATTAGGAAATAACCAGACGACTTCATTTTTCCCGTATATCCAGAGTTTTGAAACCGGACACAGCCAATTGGGCAATCCCGGGGTATTGCTGGGCGATCGTGTAGATGAAAACCTAACCTGGGAAAAAACAGGTTCTTTTAACATTGGCCTCGATTTTAGCCTGTTCAATAACCGTATTGAAGGTACGATCGACTATTACAACAAGAGTTCTATTGACCTGCTGTATAATGTACCTACGCCTTCCTCGACAGGGAATACCAGCATCCTGACCAATGCGGGTTCTTTACGAAACTATGGCCTTGAGGTGAGCCTGACATCACACAACATCAAACGTGAAAAATTCTCCTGGAATACGCAATTGAATTTTTCGCTGGATCGCAATAAGATTACCAAACTTACGCAGGAATCCTTTATCACCGGATTAAACCAATGGCAGGTAGGCCGCTCTTTGTATGATTTTTATATCCGGGATTATGCCGGTGTAGATCCTAATGACGGGTATGCAATGTGGTATAAAGACATTGTGGATGCTAATGGCACGGTTACGGGTAAAGAGACCACTAAAAATTATGACGAAGCGACACGGTATTACCAACATTCAGCACTTCCGAAAATAACCGGTGGAATTACCAATACGTTTCAGTTGTATCGATTTGATTTGAATGTATTGTTCAATTTCAGTGTAGGGGCCTATGTGTATGATTCCGATTATGCTTCCCTGATGGGCGGAATTTCCAGAGGCAGGCAAAGTTCTCCAGATATTGCCAACAGTTGGACACAGCCCGGCGATAGCACCGATGTACCGGTACTGTTGAACTCCACCAATAACTTTGCGGCCACCTCATCCCGATTCCTGTACAAGAATGATTATGTACGGCTGAAAGCACTAACATTCGGTTACAGCCTGCCTATTGATAGTATCCGCAAACTCAAAATCAGCCAGGCCCGGTTGTATTTGCAAGGGGATAATTTGCTGACGTTCCAGTCCCATAAAGGAATAGATCCAGAACAAAGTATTGATGGAACGACTAATTTCAGGGCACCATTACAACGTACTATTACCTTAGGGTTTAACCTTAATTTTTAA
- a CDS encoding RNA polymerase sigma factor, with the protein MDTIEDQQCIDKLKKGDTASYAFLVDKYKDMAFTISLKVTKNRVTAEDAVQESFIKAYISIHSFKGHSKFSTWLYTIVYRTSLAIAKEQKLQTVPLNDRSHNNYNPDHSVPQLEKLQLEEQQQYIKAAIDQLPEKEALLVTLYYRNESSIKEICTITGFSASNVKIILFRARKKLENDLKFLL; encoded by the coding sequence ATGGATACGATAGAAGACCAACAGTGTATTGACAAGCTTAAAAAAGGCGATACGGCTTCGTATGCATTTCTTGTCGACAAATACAAGGACATGGCTTTTACGATTTCATTAAAAGTAACCAAAAATAGGGTTACTGCAGAAGATGCGGTACAGGAAAGTTTCATAAAAGCCTATATATCCATCCATTCTTTCAAAGGGCATTCAAAGTTTTCGACCTGGTTGTATACGATTGTCTACCGGACGTCCCTCGCTATCGCCAAAGAACAGAAGTTACAGACGGTACCATTGAATGATAGAAGCCATAACAATTATAATCCGGATCATTCGGTACCCCAACTGGAAAAATTGCAATTGGAAGAACAGCAGCAGTACATTAAAGCAGCAATAGACCAGTTACCAGAGAAAGAAGCCCTGTTAGTGACTTTGTATTATAGGAATGAAAGCAGCATTAAAGAAATCTGTACTATTACCGGTTTTTCTGCTTCCAATGTCAAAATAATATTATTCCGTGCCCGGAAAAAACTCGAGAACGATTTGAAATTTTTACTGTAA